TTTAGAGCGCCGCCTTGACAGGGCGGAGGTCGTGGGTTCGAATCCCTCAGGTCCCACAGAAGTTAAAAACCGGTCAAAAATCGACGATTTTAGCCGGTTTTTACATTTATGAAGTTCGAACCCCTGAAGGTCAGTTAAATTTTTAGTGTGCAGTATTTGATATTACAGATTAACCAAATCATTTTTTATTGCATATATGGCCAAGCCAATTCTATTTTTAATTTCTAATCTTTCAAAAAGAGCCTCACGGTATCCATCTATTGAACGAACCGACATGCCCATTTCATCTGCTATTTCTTTATAGGTAAGTTCTGAGCAAACCAGTTGAAGAAACTCTAATTCTTTTTCACTAAAACTATGTCTTTGCTCAACCTGAAGCTGATCAAGTAAAATCTGCCCAACTTGGCTTGAGTAATAGAAACCTTTATTTATTATTTCGTTTAAAGCAACTTCCAATTCATCTGGGTCGGCCTCTTTTAAAATATAGCCACTTGCCCCAGCTTTTAACATCTTAATAATAGTTGACTCATTTTCATACATAGAAAGGGCTAATATTTTAATTTCTGGATAATTGGCTTTAATATGTTTTGCTGTTTTATAGCCATCCCAACCTTTCATATTTATATCTACTAAAGCTACCGAAGGTAATGTATTTTTGAACTGACTTATTAATTCTTCACCGTCATTCCCCTCATAGATGACGTTAAATCCAACGAAACCATTAATTATCTCTACTATTCCTTTTCTGAATAAGCTATGGTCGTCAGCTACAGCTACAGTGTATTTACTCGGATTCATATTTTAGCTCTCGGTTTATTAATAATTCAACTGATGTTCCATGCCCTTTTTCACTGTTGAATGCTATAGTTGCATTAATTGCCTTAGCTCTTTTATGTAAATTTAGCATTCCTAATCCTGTTTCCTGGGAGGTTTCACTCATGTCATAGCCTATTCCATTATCTTTTACTATTACCAAAATTCCTTGGCTATTAGAACTACAATGAAATTGGATTATTGTAGCCTTTGCGTGTTTGATTATGTTGTTTACAATTTCTTGGATTATCCGGTAAGCTATAAGCTGTATGCTTGGCGCTAAAACTATATTTGGCTTTTCAATTTTGGTAATGATTTTATGTTTGCCTAATTGCTCAAGTCTTGAAGCTTCTTGTTGTAATAACTCTGAAAAACTCTTGCGTACTATGAAATCGGAGTTCATTTCTTTTGATAGATTTCGTAAGTCTCCGATAGCCTTTAAAATTAGCTCTTTTAAAAAAATAAATTTTTCATCTGGTATAGGATCCCTTCTTTTTTGAAGTTGACTTAACTGCAATTTGGCCAAGGATAATATCTGACCAATATTATCATGTATTTCCTGAGATATGTACGTCAGAGTTTGCTCCTTTACTTCAAGCTGCGCTTTAAGTAGCTCTTTTTGGTAATTATTTTCGAGTTCTTTGACATGTACATTATGTCTGTTCTGAGCTTTCTGATAGAACAGTAAAGAGGTAATTATAATACCTACTAGCATGATAAAAAGAAGTGTGCCGGAAATGACGAGTACTGCTATAGGAATATTTTCTTGCATAGGAAACCTATTAAATACAAGCTGTATAATGCATAATTTAACAATTTTATAATTATGCTCAATTCCTTGGCCAGTGTCTCATTATCTCTGGCTATATATGCACTTAGTCCCATTTGGAAAAATGTGCCACAATAAAAAAAGAGGTTGCCTGTATTGATCCAGAAATAGGGGTTTGTAAACAAACTTGAGTGTTCAGGAGGGTTAGCGTACAGTTCATATACATATATTAAGGCATATAGCACAATAATAGTGGACCCTAGCAGGAAGCTATA
This region of Fulvivirga ulvae genomic DNA includes:
- a CDS encoding sensor histidine kinase encodes the protein MQENIPIAVLVISGTLLFIMLVGIIITSLLFYQKAQNRHNVHVKELENNYQKELLKAQLEVKEQTLTYISQEIHDNIGQILSLAKLQLSQLQKRRDPIPDEKFIFLKELILKAIGDLRNLSKEMNSDFIVRKSFSELLQQEASRLEQLGKHKIITKIEKPNIVLAPSIQLIAYRIIQEIVNNIIKHAKATIIQFHCSSNSQGILVIVKDNGIGYDMSETSQETGLGMLNLHKRAKAINATIAFNSEKGHGTSVELLINRELKYESE
- a CDS encoding response regulator transcription factor, which gives rise to MNPSKYTVAVADDHSLFRKGIVEIINGFVGFNVIYEGNDGEELISQFKNTLPSVALVDINMKGWDGYKTAKHIKANYPEIKILALSMYENESTIIKMLKAGASGYILKEADPDELEVALNEIINKGFYYSSQVGQILLDQLQVEQRHSFSEKELEFLQLVCSELTYKEIADEMGMSVRSIDGYREALFERLEIKNRIGLAIYAIKNDLVNL